Proteins encoded in a region of the Vibrio ponticus genome:
- the znuC gene encoding zinc ABC transporter ATP-binding protein ZnuC — MTALIELSNINVQFDGRQVLDNVSLSINKGEIITLVGPNGAGKSTLVKVLLGLQKRYQGSIIKPKKLKIGYVPQKLKLNETLPLDVSRFLRLAGRFSQQEIQESLTLTGAQHLLNSDMHALSGGETQRVLLARALLQRPDLLVLDEPAQGVDVQGQIDLYDLIDTIRHRFNCAVFMVSHDLHLVMAKTDHVICLHHHICCSGAPATITQHPKYIALFGETRQEKLAFYHHQHDHHHHDLAGQAVGGERSSCSHHSHGHHHHD; from the coding sequence ATGACCGCGCTCATCGAGCTATCCAATATCAATGTTCAGTTTGACGGACGACAAGTATTAGACAACGTCAGTTTGAGCATCAATAAAGGCGAAATCATTACCCTCGTTGGACCTAATGGAGCAGGTAAATCAACCTTGGTTAAAGTTTTGCTCGGCTTACAGAAGCGCTACCAAGGTTCCATCATAAAACCGAAGAAACTCAAAATTGGTTATGTTCCGCAAAAACTGAAACTGAATGAAACGTTGCCATTGGATGTTTCGCGCTTTCTACGCCTGGCTGGACGCTTTAGCCAACAAGAAATTCAAGAGTCACTGACTCTAACCGGAGCACAGCACCTACTCAACAGTGACATGCATGCGTTATCCGGTGGCGAAACTCAACGAGTTCTATTGGCGCGAGCACTGTTGCAAAGACCTGATTTACTGGTATTGGATGAGCCAGCTCAAGGCGTCGATGTTCAAGGACAAATCGATCTTTATGATCTTATCGATACCATTCGTCACCGTTTTAACTGTGCGGTATTTATGGTTTCGCACGACTTGCATTTAGTGATGGCAAAAACCGATCATGTGATCTGTTTGCATCACCATATCTGTTGTTCCGGTGCGCCAGCAACGATTACTCAGCACCCAAAATACATTGCATTATTTGGCGAAACGCGCCAAGAAAAACTCGCGTTTTATCATCATCAACATGATCACCACCACCACGACTTAGCAGGTCAAGCTGTTGGTGGTGAACGCTCAAGCTGCTCTCATCATTCACACGGTCACCATCATCATGATTGA
- the accD gene encoding acetyl-CoA carboxylase, carboxyltransferase subunit beta: MSWLEKILEKSNIVSSRKASIPEGVWTKCTSCEQVLYHAELERNLEVCPKCDHHMRMKARRRLETFLDDTNRVELANDLEPQDKLKFKDSKRYKDRISAAQKSSGEKDALVVMQGEVIGIPVVACAFEFSFMGGSMGSVVGARFVKAVEAAMENNCGLVCFSASGGARMQEALMSLMQMAKTSAALERLSQKGLPFISVMTDPTMGGVSASLAMLGDINIGEPKALIGFAGRRVIEQTVREDLPEGFQRSEFLLEHGAIDMIVDRREMRQRVSSMLAKLTNSASPLVVSVNDSPQEAEYSVPEADEKG, translated from the coding sequence ATGAGTTGGCTTGAAAAGATTTTAGAAAAAAGCAATATCGTAAGTTCTCGTAAAGCGTCTATCCCTGAAGGTGTTTGGACTAAATGTACTTCATGTGAGCAAGTGCTTTACCATGCTGAACTAGAGCGTAACCTAGAAGTATGTCCGAAATGTGACCATCACATGCGTATGAAAGCGCGTCGTCGTCTGGAAACATTCTTGGATGATACTAACCGTGTAGAACTTGCCAACGATCTTGAGCCACAAGACAAGCTTAAGTTTAAAGACTCTAAGCGTTACAAAGATCGTATCTCTGCTGCACAGAAAAGCAGTGGTGAGAAAGATGCACTTGTTGTAATGCAGGGTGAAGTTATAGGTATTCCTGTTGTAGCTTGTGCTTTTGAGTTCTCATTTATGGGCGGTTCAATGGGCTCTGTTGTTGGCGCTCGCTTTGTTAAAGCAGTAGAAGCGGCAATGGAAAACAACTGTGGTTTGGTTTGTTTCTCAGCCAGTGGCGGCGCACGTATGCAAGAGGCACTAATGTCTCTGATGCAGATGGCGAAAACCAGTGCGGCTCTAGAACGTTTATCACAAAAAGGTCTACCATTTATTTCGGTTATGACTGACCCAACCATGGGTGGTGTATCGGCAAGTTTAGCCATGCTGGGTGACATCAACATCGGTGAACCAAAAGCACTGATCGGTTTTGCGGGTCGTCGTGTAATTGAACAAACGGTGCGTGAAGACTTGCCAGAAGGTTTCCAGCGCAGTGAGTTCTTACTTGAGCATGGCGCGATCGATATGATTGTTGACCGCCGTGAAATGCGTCAACGTGTAAGCAGCATGCTCGCGAAATTGACCAATTCAGCTTCACCACTTGTTGTTTCTGTGAATGATTCTCCGCAAGAAGCTGAGTATTCTGTACCAGAAGCGGACGAAAAAGGGTAA
- a CDS encoding SPOR domain-containing protein: MASKFQNRLVGTIILVSIGVIVLPDVLDGQKTHYKEETASIPIKPELDSDVETFEVLAPEDDSASLPPTPVEVVIEQSQPEEVATVKVVEKEVPERNQYQESAWIIQLMALKNADNAANVVKDLQKRGYQAHTKLDNGFTRVIIGPDVSKNKLERQIAELEKITGSKGRLLKFKPLNP, encoded by the coding sequence ATGGCAAGTAAGTTCCAAAATCGTTTAGTCGGTACCATCATCCTTGTTTCTATCGGGGTGATCGTGCTGCCTGACGTACTTGATGGTCAAAAAACGCATTACAAAGAAGAGACAGCAAGCATTCCAATTAAACCGGAGTTGGACAGTGATGTTGAAACTTTTGAGGTACTCGCTCCTGAAGATGACAGCGCTTCTTTACCGCCAACTCCCGTTGAAGTGGTGATTGAACAAAGTCAGCCAGAAGAAGTAGCCACCGTCAAAGTGGTTGAAAAAGAGGTGCCTGAGCGTAATCAATATCAAGAAAGCGCATGGATTATTCAATTGATGGCGCTAAAGAATGCTGACAATGCCGCTAACGTGGTTAAAGATCTGCAAAAGCGTGGCTATCAGGCTCATACAAAACTCGATAATGGTTTTACTCGAGTGATAATTGGTCCAGATGTGTCAAAAAATAAACTAGAGCGTCAGATCGCGGAGTTGGAAAAAATTACCGGCTCAAAAGGTCGATTGCTTAAATTTAAACCACTAAATCCTTAA
- the purF gene encoding amidophosphoribosyltransferase: MCGIVGIVGTTPVNQSIYDALTVLQHRGQDAAGICTIESNRFRLRKANGLVKDVFEARHMQRLQGNVGIGHVRYPTAGSSSASEAQPFYVNSPFGITLAHNGNLTNANDVREKLFAKDRRHLNTTSDSEVLLNVLAHEIDTVKGTVTAEDVFRAVMNVHRTIRGAYAVAAMIIGHGMIAFRDPKGIRPLCLGKREVAGQTEYMVASESVALDAVGFDFIRDVSPGEAVYVTFDGQLHTQQCADNPQLNPCMFEYVYFARPDSFIDKISVYAARVEMGKKLGERIRDEYSHLDIDVVIPIPETSCDIALQIAQAIDAPYRQGFVKNRYVGRTFIMPGQQQRKKSVRRKLNAIRSEFKDKNVLLVDDSIVRGTTSEQIIEMARDSGAKKVFMVSAAPEIRFPNVYGIDMPTANELIAHGRDNEQICKQIGADELIFQTLEDLVAAVGSGNNDITKFETSVFSGEYVTGDITQQYLEYLESLRSDDAKTQLEIQQDLASLELYNEGA; this comes from the coding sequence ATGTGTGGTATTGTTGGAATCGTGGGCACAACGCCTGTTAATCAGTCTATTTATGACGCTTTGACTGTATTGCAGCACCGTGGCCAAGATGCCGCCGGTATTTGTACCATAGAAAGCAATCGTTTTCGTCTGCGTAAGGCGAACGGTTTAGTCAAGGATGTGTTTGAAGCGAGGCACATGCAAAGGTTGCAAGGTAACGTCGGAATAGGACATGTTCGTTACCCAACCGCAGGCAGTTCCAGTGCCTCAGAAGCTCAACCTTTCTACGTAAACTCTCCATTCGGTATCACTCTCGCCCACAACGGCAACCTCACTAACGCCAACGATGTGCGTGAAAAACTCTTCGCTAAAGACCGTCGTCACCTCAATACCACTTCTGATTCAGAAGTTCTGCTCAATGTCCTTGCTCACGAAATCGATACTGTCAAAGGTACAGTAACCGCAGAAGACGTTTTCCGCGCAGTGATGAATGTGCACCGTACTATTCGCGGCGCATACGCGGTTGCGGCGATGATCATTGGTCACGGCATGATTGCTTTTCGAGACCCTAAAGGGATTCGCCCTCTGTGTTTAGGTAAACGTGAAGTTGCAGGTCAAACAGAGTATATGGTTGCGTCTGAGTCAGTGGCATTAGATGCCGTTGGCTTTGACTTTATCCGTGACGTTTCTCCAGGTGAAGCGGTATATGTGACTTTTGATGGTCAATTACATACTCAGCAGTGTGCGGATAATCCACAACTTAACCCTTGTATGTTTGAATACGTCTATTTTGCGCGCCCAGACTCGTTCATTGACAAGATTTCAGTGTATGCCGCGCGCGTAGAGATGGGCAAAAAGCTGGGTGAACGTATTCGTGATGAATACAGCCACCTCGATATTGATGTTGTCATTCCTATCCCTGAAACATCGTGTGATATTGCGCTGCAAATTGCGCAAGCGATTGATGCGCCTTACCGCCAAGGCTTTGTTAAAAACCGTTATGTTGGTCGTACCTTTATCATGCCGGGTCAGCAGCAGCGTAAGAAATCAGTTCGCCGTAAACTGAATGCGATTCGCTCAGAGTTTAAAGATAAGAATGTTCTGTTGGTCGACGACTCGATCGTTCGCGGTACGACTTCAGAGCAGATCATCGAAATGGCGCGTGATTCTGGTGCTAAAAAAGTATTCATGGTTTCAGCTGCGCCAGAGATTCGTTTCCCGAACGTATACGGAATTGATATGCCAACTGCCAATGAGCTAATCGCGCATGGTCGTGATAACGAACAAATCTGTAAACAAATCGGTGCTGATGAACTGATTTTCCAAACGTTGGAAGATCTAGTCGCTGCGGTAGGTTCTGGTAACAATGATATTACCAAGTTTGAAACCTCAGTATTCAGTGGCGAGTATGTGACCGGTGACATCACGCAGCAATATTTAGAATATCTAGAATCGCTGCGTAGCGATGACGCGAAAACTCAGCTTGAGATTCAACAAGATTTAGCCAGCCTAGAACTCTATAACGAAGGTGCATAG
- the znuA gene encoding zinc ABC transporter substrate-binding protein ZnuA, with translation MTSISGSVLAQQQQVLTSIKPIQMITHEIMLGVANPDVLLKSNASPHDYALKPSDVKQVKDADLVIWYGKDLEPFLAGVMEQRNGQKAQTLEISKIEGLKLREFSHEGHDHHDGHDHGSHDPHFWLGYQPTLQVAEAIAKQLAENDSANAATYLKNYEQFAEKYRAKHDQVKALLEPVQQQGYYVFHDAYGYFEQDYQLNNLGHFTVTPDRKPGAKTLIKIRSELRNENAKCVFAEPQFTPAVIESVMRGSNAKLGKLDPVASEIEVKNGSYFTFIDQISHSFADCLSK, from the coding sequence ATGACCTCAATCAGTGGTTCTGTGCTTGCTCAACAGCAGCAAGTTTTAACCAGTATTAAACCGATTCAAATGATCACCCATGAGATTATGTTAGGCGTTGCTAACCCTGACGTACTTTTAAAATCGAATGCTTCTCCGCATGACTATGCTCTAAAACCATCAGACGTTAAGCAAGTGAAAGATGCGGATTTGGTTATCTGGTATGGTAAAGATTTAGAGCCTTTCCTTGCTGGTGTTATGGAGCAAAGAAACGGTCAAAAAGCGCAGACGTTAGAAATTTCAAAAATTGAAGGCTTAAAGCTGCGTGAGTTTAGTCATGAAGGGCATGATCACCATGATGGTCACGATCACGGCAGCCATGATCCGCATTTTTGGCTCGGTTATCAGCCAACACTGCAAGTCGCCGAGGCAATTGCCAAGCAACTTGCGGAAAATGATTCTGCCAATGCAGCAACCTATCTAAAAAATTATGAGCAATTTGCTGAGAAGTATCGCGCTAAACATGATCAAGTCAAAGCTTTACTAGAGCCAGTGCAACAGCAAGGTTACTACGTGTTCCACGATGCGTACGGTTACTTTGAGCAAGATTACCAGTTGAATAATTTAGGGCATTTCACCGTCACTCCGGACCGAAAACCTGGCGCTAAAACGCTGATTAAAATTCGCAGTGAACTACGTAATGAGAATGCCAAATGCGTTTTTGCTGAGCCACAGTTTACGCCTGCAGTGATTGAGTCGGTGATGCGTGGGAGCAACGCTAAGCTGGGTAAACTCGATCCGGTCGCATCTGAAATCGAAGTGAAAAATGGTAGTTACTTCACTTTTATCGATCAAATATCCCACAGCTTTGCTGACTGTTTAAGCAAATAA
- the znuB gene encoding zinc ABC transporter permease subunit ZnuB, producing MIEFLLPSILAGLGIALIAGPLGSFVVWRKMAYFGDTLAHASLMGLAFGFLFDVNLYLALVVCCLVLAVILVTLQRQQVVAADTLLGILAHSALSLGLVAVSFLDDVRIDLMSYLFGDLLAVSPQDLIFIYSGVVVVGLILMLFWRPLLSTTINEELASVEGHNVDLMRLILMLLVGLVIAVGMKFVGALIITSLLIIPGATARRFARTPEQMAMVASIIGMIAVLAGLSLSWHFDTPAGPSVVISAAALFLLSQFKKIA from the coding sequence ATGATTGAGTTTTTACTTCCCTCTATTCTCGCAGGTCTGGGAATCGCTTTAATTGCCGGTCCGCTTGGTTCATTTGTTGTATGGCGAAAAATGGCTTACTTCGGTGACACTTTAGCGCACGCTTCACTGATGGGTTTAGCGTTTGGATTTCTATTTGATGTCAACCTATATCTCGCCCTTGTTGTATGCTGCTTAGTGTTAGCGGTGATTTTGGTGACGCTGCAGAGACAACAGGTTGTTGCTGCCGATACATTACTTGGCATTCTCGCCCATAGCGCCCTCTCGCTTGGCTTGGTCGCAGTAAGTTTTCTTGACGACGTACGAATCGATTTAATGAGTTACCTATTTGGTGACTTGTTGGCAGTATCACCACAGGATTTAATTTTTATCTATTCCGGTGTTGTCGTGGTCGGGCTTATTTTGATGCTATTTTGGCGTCCACTGCTTTCAACCACCATCAACGAAGAGCTGGCGAGCGTAGAAGGTCATAATGTTGACTTAATGCGCCTTATTTTGATGCTGTTGGTTGGCTTAGTTATCGCTGTTGGAATGAAGTTTGTCGGCGCATTGATTATCACTTCGCTATTAATTATTCCAGGCGCAACAGCAAGACGATTTGCTCGCACTCCTGAGCAAATGGCTATGGTGGCATCCATTATTGGTATGATAGCGGTACTCGCCGGACTGAGCCTCTCTTGGCACTTCGATACCCCCGCCGGTCCTTCGGTGGTTATCAGCGCTGCTGCGCTATTCCTACTGAGTCAGTTCAAGAAAATCGCATAA
- the folC gene encoding bifunctional tetrahydrofolate synthase/dihydrofolate synthase encodes MSQTLIPQATSPLAMWLDYLANIHTSAIDLGLDRVQAVAQKANLIKPAPTVITVAGTNGKGSTCALMEAILLDAGYSVGVYSSPHLIRYNERVRVNGEDLSDEKHTQAFDFIEKQRGDISLSLFEYGTLAALRLFQTEKVDVVLLEVGLGGRLDATNVVDHDVSVITSLAIDHVDWLGDDINVIGYEKAGIFRSGKPAICGQPKAPATVAAHADDIQAELYQVGIQYNYTLTEDNTWCWTHGSYQLEALPVPSLPLPNAATALMALATANLDISDVNIVNGLNNATLPGRMQIIHQQPMVLLDVAHNPHSAQYLVDRVQQQYVNKTIHMVVAMLHDKDIKSTLEILSPLASAWYPASLTGPRAATADELCQHLPAEQTQYPSPVEAFDAAMTQAKAEDVIIVVGSFHTVGEVLEHWQTKGE; translated from the coding sequence ATGAGTCAGACTCTTATTCCTCAAGCCACATCTCCACTCGCGATGTGGCTTGATTATTTAGCAAATATACACACTTCAGCAATCGACCTCGGCTTAGATCGCGTTCAAGCGGTCGCTCAGAAAGCCAATTTGATCAAACCTGCTCCAACTGTAATAACTGTTGCCGGAACCAACGGTAAGGGCTCTACCTGTGCGTTAATGGAAGCCATCTTACTGGATGCTGGTTACTCAGTCGGTGTTTACAGTTCTCCACACCTGATTCGCTACAACGAGCGAGTACGCGTAAATGGTGAAGATCTCAGTGATGAAAAGCATACTCAAGCCTTCGACTTTATTGAAAAGCAACGCGGCGATATTAGCTTAAGCTTGTTTGAATATGGCACTTTGGCAGCATTGCGCTTATTCCAAACTGAAAAAGTTGATGTGGTGCTCCTTGAAGTTGGTCTTGGTGGTCGCTTAGATGCCACTAATGTTGTCGATCACGATGTCTCGGTCATTACCAGTTTGGCGATCGACCATGTCGATTGGCTGGGTGATGATATCAATGTGATCGGCTATGAGAAGGCGGGGATTTTCCGCAGCGGTAAACCGGCAATTTGTGGTCAGCCTAAAGCTCCAGCAACAGTGGCAGCCCATGCTGATGATATTCAAGCAGAGCTTTATCAAGTGGGTATTCAGTACAACTACACCCTGACAGAGGATAACACTTGGTGTTGGACTCATGGCTCTTATCAACTTGAAGCGCTACCGGTACCAAGTTTGCCTCTGCCAAATGCGGCAACGGCATTAATGGCACTCGCCACCGCTAACCTTGATATCAGTGACGTTAATATCGTTAACGGTTTAAATAATGCGACTTTGCCGGGTCGTATGCAGATCATTCATCAACAACCGATGGTGTTGCTTGATGTCGCACATAACCCGCATTCTGCCCAGTATCTAGTTGATCGAGTGCAACAGCAATATGTGAATAAAACCATTCACATGGTAGTCGCGATGCTGCATGACAAAGATATTAAATCGACATTAGAGATCTTGTCACCGCTTGCAAGTGCATGGTATCCGGCTTCATTGACGGGACCTCGTGCCGCGACAGCAGATGAATTGTGCCAACATCTGCCTGCAGAGCAGACGCAATATCCATCGCCAGTTGAAGCATTTGATGCGGCAATGACACAGGCGAAAGCAGAAGATGTCATTATCGTTGTCGGTTCATTCCATACTGTTGGTGAAGTATTAGAACACTGGCAGACAAAAGGAGAATAA
- the truA gene encoding tRNA pseudouridine(38-40) synthase TruA, whose protein sequence is MRIALGIEYDGTHYFGWQRQREVQSVQEKLERALSIVANHPVEVQCAGRTDAGVHGTGQVVHFDTTANRKMVAWMMGVNANLPKDIAVRWAKEVPEEFHARFSATARRYRYIIFNSALRPGILHSGVSHYHGDLDEVKMHQAGQYLLGENDFTSFRAVHCQSHSPWRNLMHLNVTRHGQYVVIDIKANAFVHHMVRNITGSLLCVGRGEQDPEWIKWLLEAKDRKLAGATAKAEGLYLVDVDYPQEFDLPRAPIGPLFLPDNLN, encoded by the coding sequence ATGAGAATCGCTTTAGGTATTGAGTATGATGGTACTCACTACTTTGGCTGGCAACGTCAAAGAGAAGTTCAAAGCGTGCAAGAGAAGCTTGAACGTGCATTAAGTATTGTCGCCAATCATCCGGTGGAAGTTCAATGTGCAGGACGCACTGATGCCGGCGTTCACGGCACTGGTCAGGTTGTCCACTTTGATACAACAGCCAACCGTAAAATGGTGGCTTGGATGATGGGTGTGAATGCTAATCTTCCCAAAGATATTGCGGTTAGATGGGCAAAAGAGGTTCCAGAAGAGTTTCATGCGCGTTTTTCTGCGACAGCACGCCGTTATCGTTACATCATCTTTAATAGCGCATTAAGACCAGGCATTTTGCATTCTGGCGTCAGCCACTATCATGGCGACTTAGATGAAGTAAAAATGCACCAAGCAGGTCAATACTTGCTGGGTGAAAATGACTTTACTTCATTCCGTGCAGTTCATTGTCAGTCACACAGTCCATGGCGTAATTTGATGCACTTAAACGTGACTCGCCACGGTCAATATGTGGTGATTGATATCAAAGCCAATGCGTTTGTACACCACATGGTGCGCAACATTACTGGTAGTCTGCTGTGTGTTGGACGTGGTGAACAAGATCCCGAGTGGATCAAATGGTTACTCGAAGCAAAAGATCGTAAATTGGCGGGCGCAACGGCAAAAGCAGAAGGTTTGTATCTGGTTGATGTGGATTACCCGCAAGAATTTGATCTGCCACGCGCTCCGATCGGTCCGCTATTTTTGCCAGATAATTTGAACTAA
- a CDS encoding CvpA family protein, with the protein MNWLDIVILGVISLSALISLVRGFAKEALSLVIWFGAFFIASQYYARLAVYFTKIEDEMFRNGAAIAALFVATLIVGALVNYVIGQLIQKTGLSGTDRVLGIVFGGLRGVLIVAAVLFFVDTFTTFNQSEWWTTSELVPHFKLIIEPFFEHLQASSSFLSGAI; encoded by the coding sequence ATGAATTGGTTAGATATTGTAATTTTGGGTGTGATTAGCCTATCGGCTTTAATCAGCCTTGTACGTGGTTTCGCTAAAGAAGCTTTGTCTCTGGTTATTTGGTTTGGTGCGTTTTTTATCGCCAGTCAGTACTACGCACGACTTGCTGTGTACTTCACCAAAATCGAAGATGAAATGTTTCGTAATGGCGCAGCCATCGCTGCTCTTTTTGTTGCCACGCTGATTGTAGGTGCGTTGGTTAACTATGTGATTGGGCAGTTGATCCAAAAAACGGGTTTGTCGGGTACAGACCGAGTGTTGGGGATTGTCTTTGGCGGATTGCGTGGCGTATTAATTGTTGCTGCAGTTCTGTTCTTTGTTGATACCTTCACGACGTTCAATCAAAGTGAATGGTGGACGACTTCGGAGTTAGTTCCTCATTTCAAATTGATTATTGAACCGTTTTTTGAACACCTACAAGCATCATCGAGTTTCTTATCTGGCGCGATTTAA